Proteins encoded in a region of the Limanda limanda chromosome 17, fLimLim1.1, whole genome shotgun sequence genome:
- the LOC133023467 gene encoding neurogenic differentiation factor 2-like yields MLTRLFSDPSLLPDVQKYSGWADDSDGDDPKLKEEDQDTHEDMDGSDLRGGSLSQSEHNGEDDNDDDEIDEEDDGEDTGGERPKKRGPKKRKMTPARMERSKVRRTKANTRERTRMHDLNSALDNLRKVVPCYSKTQKLSKIETLRLAKNYIWALSEILRAGKRPDLVSYVQTLCKGLSQPTTNLVAGCLQLNSRNFLTEQQCQDGSRYGSGSFSMHSYPYQCARLSSPHCQPGSNSLPLRTHGYCSTYESGYPGGGSPEYNSPEYEAPLSPPLCVNGNFSVKHQGPASPENEKGYHYSMHYSGLPGSRPSGAHNLVFGSSGARSGIHSENVLPYHDMHLHQERAPAYDELNAFFHN; encoded by the coding sequence ATGTTGACGAGGCTGTTCAGTGACCCCTCGCTGCTTCCCGACGTGCAGAAGTACTCCGGCTGGGCGGACGACAGCGACGGAGACGATCCCAAGCTCAAGgaagaggaccaggacacccaCGAGGACATGGACGGCTCCGACCTGAGAGGAGGCAGCCTGTCACAGTCCGAGCACAACGGGGAAGACGACAACGACGACGACGAAATAGATGAAGAGGACGACGGAGAGGACACCGGGGGGGAGAGACCCAAGAAGAGGGGCCCCAAGAAGCGCAAAATGACCCCGGCCCGGATGGAGCGCTCCAAGGTGCGACGGACCAAGGCCAACACGCGGGAGAGGACCCGCATGCACGACCTGAACTCTGCGCTGGACAATCTGCGTAAAGTGGTGCCCTGCTACTCCAAAACGCAAAAACTGTCCAAAATCGAGACGCTGCGTTTGGCTAAGAACTACATCTGGGCCCTGTCGGAGATACTGCGCGCTGGGAAGAGGCCCGACCTCGTGTCCTACGTGCAGACGCTGTGCAAGGGACTCTCGCAGCCCACGACCAACCTGGTGGCCGGGTGCCTGCAGCTGAACTCCCGCAACTTCCTGACCGAGCAGCAGTGTCAGGACGGGAGCAGGTACGGATCCGGCTCCTTCTCCATGCATTCCTACCCGTACCAGTGCGCGCGTCTGTCCAGCCCCCACTGCCAGCCGGGCTCGAACTCGCTCCCGCTCAGGACCCACGGCTACTGCTCCACTTACGAGTCGGGCTACCCTGGGGGCGGATCCCCGGAGTATAACAGCCCCGAGTACGAGGCGCCTCTCAGCCCTCCACTGTGCGTCAATGGCAACTTTTCTGTGAAGCACCAAGGCCCCGCGTCCCCCGAGAACGAGAAGGGGTACCACTACTCTATGCATTACTCCGGCCTGCCAGGCTCCAGGCCCAGCGGGGCCCACAACCTGGTCTTTGGCTCCTCGGGGGCCCGCAGTGGCATTCACTCTGAAAACGTCCTGCCTTACCACGACATGCACTTACACCAAGAACGGGCCCCGGCGTACGACGAACTGAACGCGTTTTTTCACAATTAA